In Tenebrio molitor chromosome 1, icTenMoli1.1, whole genome shotgun sequence, the sequence ACAGTTGGAGTGCTAGCCACAGGAGATTGTAAAAGAGACATTCACATTTGGAAGCCTGGAAATGGTGCCTCCTGGCAAGTGGACCAAAGGCCACTGGTTGGTCACACAGATTCCGTTGAGGATTTACAGTGGTCCCCAGTTGAAAGGAGTGTAATTGCTTCATGCTCGGTAGATAAAAGCATCCGCATCTGGGACACTAGAGCTCAACCTAGCAAAGCTTGCATGTTAACAGCTGAGAATGCACATGAAAGCGATGTAAATGTGATCAGTTGGAACCGTAATGAGCCATTTATAGTCAGTGGTATGTTTTCAATTAATGATAAATGTTATAAAgttacatttaattattttcaaggtGGTGATGATGGATTTTTGCACATTTGGGATTTGAGGAGATTCCAAGACAAAACACCTGTAGCTACTTTTAAACATCACACTGATGCAGTAACTACAGTTGAGTGGCACCCTACAGATTCCGCCGTCTTTAGTTCAGGAGGCTCGGACAACCAAGTGGCCTTGTGGGATTTATCTGTAGAAAAAGATGACGAGACGAATAGTGACGAAATTGaagtaagaaaatatttaaccCTCTTGATAATttcttattaattattttgtaggGAATACCACCTCAACTTTTATTCATTCATCAAGGACAGAATAATATAAAGGAGTTGCATTGGCATCCTCAGCTGCCTGGCGTTATTATAAGCACAGCAGAGAGtggttttaatatttttaggaCAATCAGTGTTTAAGATGtttcatttacattaaataaaaatttattattaggaagcaattaaaattatacaaaattgCTACTCATCTCTATGTATCAGatctaaattaattaaatggcGCATGGTTGGTCTTCCGTGTGGACAGTTCTAATAcattaaatatgtttttattgcttttaatGAAGTACTGATAACTTACCCATGGTTGTTCAATTTCACCCATGTGATCGACTAATCGTCTCATATCAGTTTTCGTTAAAGATTTACCAATCATCACGGATTTGCGGCAAGCTCTGGATGCAAACATAGCTCTGATTCGTGATGGTCTGCACATTGTGTGGTTCGAATCCTGTAAATATTGAGTTAAAtccattaaaattataaagtaTAGTTCATGAAATAAAATGTACCTAAGGTTGGTACCGTTAGCCTAGTATTTTGTGTTTAAGGGTGGCAACCCTGAATTCTGGCCGCAGCAGTAGACATCCAATTTTTATATGTTGATTATAATTGTTTCATATTAAAACATGCTTCAAATTTCATGTTTGACAACGTTTTAACCTCAATTACATTTTCCCCCAAACATAACTTACCCCAGGTAAATTAACATGTATGGTTTTCATGTGACTGAAGGGTGGAGCTGTAAaactaatttcaaattatcagCAAAGAGGCACTGGTTGTCTTTTACGtactaattaaatttatctttaCACAAGGCTCATCtttctttaataattttaatggaatcaGCAGGTAATTCGTACAGTAGCCTGCAAAAATGCACAATGCTGCTTTGTTTATTTGGCGactattatacagggtgttattgaaagttgtacagatattttaaccacgagctgctggcttcatgtagaactcggaaaaaatatctaaaaaattctgtcaaaaaataaaacaatttcttttaattggttttagtcttctacgttgtcaaacaacctcgtaggtaaaatttcggcacattttaaaaatacaccctgtatatcatattttataaaacgtacaccaatgcggtttccttgttttaaagcatatttcctatgggttacttcgcattggcgtacattttataaaacatgatatacagggtgtatttttacctacgaggttgtaggacaacgtagaaaactaaaagcaatttatagtaatttacgttataagtccggtaggttacttgtaacagtacgagttagacattatggacgaggcgacgttaggagccgagtctagaatgtctaaacgagtacctgttacaagtactaccggatgtatatcgtaatgtattttatttcatactggaagtctcttgtgcatcatcattttatttcaaaaattaaaaaatcacattatattgtgaaaatagcatcacctttattcctgtggcaacggccgttgctattgtttttctagatcgaatattttttgactttttcacttttcaatgtcagatttgatgtataaaaggaaaacagtccggtaggtgttgctaagtgacactttccggctctgatactgttataactcacctaccggactcaaattgatgatgcaatcgagcatctaccggacagtatgaaataaaaaaaattgtagctcaaaaaataaatgtcattttattttttaacatagaattttttaaatattttttccgagttctacatgatgcccatagctcgtggttaaaatatctgtacaactttcaataacaccctgtattgttTCATAACTGCACCAGTCAGTCACATGAAAACGCTATAGTTCAAATTACTGACCTGTAGCATAAACAACATTTCATCTATGTCATCCTTACCAAACACAATGTTTTTACTCAAAGGTATCGCAGTTAAAGATATTTTCTTTGTACATGGcgctaacaaaaaaaaaacattgttttaTTCATGTTGAGAAATGTTTTGATACCAACCtgattcattaattttaaaactaaacCCGTTCTTCTTAAAAATGTCTTCATTTTCGATCAACAAACTTTCATTTCCGGCTGTCAACTGAAGCGGTTTTGGACTAAAAtgcaaaagtttaaaaatgcaacacaTAGAAAAACATATTACTTGACGAGAATTTGGTTCTCCATTACGGTGTTGGCTTGGAGCTGTTCAAAGTTGTACTTTTCGTCTGTTGCGTGCTGATCAATGATGAACAAATCATTTTGTAGTTTAGTTACGATGAAACCTAAATTAAATTGTcctattattgtcattttcgCAAAATCCTCTttggaaatttgtttttgtagttCTTGTTCAGCAGATTTATTCGATTCTGGATTTATTTGTGACCGGAAACGCACCTTTATGTCAGTCGCCTCTATTGGTTTCTTCCTTTTTTTCAGTGATCCCTGAATGTCTTCTAGAGATACGTTTAACGTCACAGATTTATGTGGCCGTGGATCTCTTACCGTCAAATCAATAGACAATTCGACATCATCATCGATCACGATCTCTTTTAACTTTTTTCCTTCCCGTACATCAGATTCAGCTGACGTTGATCGTGATATCTCCTCGTCCGACGATGAATTTTCCGTGTTCAATTCATTTCTCACGTGGATCTCACTCACGGACTTTTCGGAAGTCAGTTTTGAGTTCTTgttttcttctatttttgcTGGCGTAGCAGAAGAGGTTTTCAAGTCATCGAGTATTTCCTTTCGCTCCTTATCTTTacacacaattttaatttcctcGACTAGTTCGGGCTCCTTATCTTTacacacaattttaatttcctcGACTGGTTCAGGCTCATCTTTACTTTCTACTAAAAGCTTCAGTTTCTTACATTGTAAACTATCCCTTTCAACAACTCTTTTGGCAACTTCAATAAAAGTGTCTAATTTCTCGTCACTACTTTTATTAAGATCGCTCTCTTTTACGTCTTCATCAAACATAAAACTTACTGCTGGACTTGTCAGCAAATCCTTATCATTCTCTGTCTTAGATCTCTTCTTAAACCTGTTTAGAATACTTCCTTTTTTGATACCACCATCTGTAACACTCCTTTTCAATCCCCTCGGCGAAATCTCCTggctttcaaaaaaatctttcatgGTTGAATTTTGCGTAAGATtctgtattttaaatgtaGAAGGGAAAGCTTTAAACGCTTCAACCAGGGAAGCTTTCAAAGTAGCCAACAagactttttctttttctaaaaagactTGTCTCTTGTCTGGTGTAACATTCACGTCGACTAAGCACGAGCGgcttaaaatgtttaagtaaatAAATGGATACTGGCTGTTGTTATATTGTTTATAGATCTCGTTAACTAGTTTACTAACTTTGGTTGGGTCACATGGTCGCGAATTTacgtaaaaaaattgtcgGTCGTTTGTGCTACGGCCGCTACCGTGCATCACACTTgatacaaataaatcaaaagaaaatggtAAAGGTTCGCCTTCGACGAGTTGAATGCCATATTCGCTTAAAATTGGTTCCTCAGGGCGCACACTGTCTACTTCTATTAAAGAAGAGATTTGTTTTGCTCCAAAgacattaataatattttcccTAACACTACTTAAACCATCTGTTGAAACTACTGTATTTCTAGAACCTTTATTTGTAGTGTTGGTGCATGAAAATTTTACTCCTTTTGAAACTAAACAGTAGGCATAAAGTAAATGACACATTTTGTTAAATTCACGCTTCAAGTTTTTCATAAATTCCTTTCGTCTTACTGGCAATGTGGAAAACAGATTTTCTAAAATTACTGTAGTACCTTGTTCTCTAGCATAAAGAGTTTCATTTATAATCTTCCCATTTCTGTCATAAGTAATTTTAGTTGCATGTTCTGATGTGCTGTGTTTAGTAAGTATTGTCAAATCAGATAAAGCACACAGTGAGCTCAAGGCCTCTCCTCGAAATCCCAAAGTAGAAAGAGTTTCCAGATCATCAAATTGTTTAATCTTTGAAGTGTAATGTTTCAGTGCTAAAACTC encodes:
- the Pms2 gene encoding mismatch repair endonuclease PMS2 isoform X2, with the translated sequence MEINNVQSLTSSSEVIQPISRDTVHRICSGQVVLSLAIAVKELVENAVDAGATIIDVRLKEYGSEFIEVSDNGKGVLKENFQALTLKHYTSKIKQFDDLETLSTLGFRGEALSSLCALSDLTILTKHSTSEHATKITYDRNGKIINETLYAREQGTTVILENLFSTLPVRRKEFMKNLKREFNKMCHLLYAYCLVSKGVKFSCTNTTNKGSRNTVVSTDGLSSVRENIINVFGAKQISSLIEVDSVRPEEPILSEYGIQLVEGEPLPFSFDLFVSSVMHGSGRSTNDRQFFYVNSRPCDPTKVSKLVNEIYKQYNNSQYPFIYLNILSRSCLVDVNVTPDKRQVFLEKEKVLLATLKASLVEAFKAFPSTFKIQNLTQNSTMKDFFESQEISPRGLKRSVTDGGIKKGSILNRFKKRSKTENDKDLLTSPAVSFMFDEDVKESDLNKSSDEKLDTFIEVAKRVVERDSLQCKKLKLLVESKDEPEPVEEIKIVCKDKEPELVEEIKIVCKDKERKEILDDLKTSSATPAKIEENKNSKLTSEKSVSEIHVRNELNTENSSSDEEISRSTSAESDVREGKKLKEIVIDDDVELSIDLTVRDPRPHKSVTLNVSLEDIQGSLKKRKKPIEATDIKVRFRSQINPESNKSAEQELQKQISKEDFAKMTIIGQFNLGFIVTKLQNDLFIIDQHATDEKYNFEQLQANTVMENQILVNPKPLQLTAGNESLLIENEDIFKKNGFSFKINESAPCTKKISLTAIPLSKNIVFGKDDIDEMLFMLQDSNHTMCRPSRIRAMFASRACRKSVMIGKSLTKTDMRRLVDHMGEIEQPWNCPHGRPTMRHLINLDLIHRDE
- the Pms2 gene encoding mismatch repair endonuclease PMS2 isoform X3, which codes for MEINNVQSLTSSSEVIQPISRDTVHRICSGQVVLSLAIAVKELVENAVDAGATIIDVRLKEYGSEFIEVSDNGKGVLKENFQALTLKHYTSKIKQFDDLETLSTLGFRGEALSSLCALSDLTILTKHSTSEHATKITYDRNGKIINETLYAREQGTTVILENLFSTLPVRRKEFMKNLKREFNKMCHLLYAYCLVSKGVKFSCTNTTNKGSRNTVVSTDGLSSVRENIINVFGAKQISSLIEVDSVRPEEPILSEYGIQLVEGEPLPFSFDLFVSSVMHGSGRSTNDRQFFYVNSRPCDPTKVSKLVNEIYKQYNNSQYPFIYLNILSRSCLVDVNVTPDKRQVFLEKEKVLLATLKASLVEAFKAFPSTFKIQNLTQNSTMKDFFESQEISPRGLKRSVTDGGIKKGSILNRFKKRSKTENDKDLLTSPAVSFMFDEDVKESDLNKSSDEKLDTFIEVAKRVVERDSLQCKKLKLLVESKDEPEPVEEIKIVCKDKEPELVEEIKIVCKDKERKEILDDLKTSSATPAKIEENKNSKLTSEKSVSEIHVRNELNTENSSSDEEISRSTSAESDVREGKKLKEIVIDDDVELSIDLTVRDPRPHKSVTLNVSLEDIQGSLKKRKKPIEATDIKVRFRSQINPESNKSAEQELQKQISKEDFAKMTIIGQFNLGFIVTKLQNDLFIIDQHATDEKYNFEQLQANTVMENQILVNPKPLQLTAGNESLLIENEDIFKKNGFSFKINESAPCTKKISLTAIPLSKNIVFGKDDIDEMLFMLQDSNHTMCRPSRIRAMFASRACRKSVMIGKSLTKTDMRRLVDHMGEIEQPWGHFAPLRWCSASLM
- the Pms2 gene encoding mismatch repair endonuclease PMS2 isoform X1; this translates as MEINNVQSLTSSSEVIQPISRDTVHRICSGQVVLSLAIAVKELVENAVDAGATIIDVRLKEYGSEFIEVSDNGKGVLKENFQALTLKHYTSKIKQFDDLETLSTLGFRGEALSSLCALSDLTILTKHSTSEHATKITYDRNGKIINETLYAREQGTTVILENLFSTLPVRRKEFMKNLKREFNKMCHLLYAYCLVSKGVKFSCTNTTNKGSRNTVVSTDGLSSVRENIINVFGAKQISSLIEVDSVRPEEPILSEYGIQLVEGEPLPFSFDLFVSSVMHGSGRSTNDRQFFYVNSRPCDPTKVSKLVNEIYKQYNNSQYPFIYLNILSRSCLVDVNVTPDKRQVFLEKEKVLLATLKASLVEAFKAFPSTFKIQNLTQNSTMKDFFESQEISPRGLKRSVTDGGIKKGSILNRFKKRSKTENDKDLLTSPAVSFMFDEDVKESDLNKSSDEKLDTFIEVAKRVVERDSLQCKKLKLLVESKDEPEPVEEIKIVCKDKEPELVEEIKIVCKDKERKEILDDLKTSSATPAKIEENKNSKLTSEKSVSEIHVRNELNTENSSSDEEISRSTSAESDVREGKKLKEIVIDDDVELSIDLTVRDPRPHKSVTLNVSLEDIQGSLKKRKKPIEATDIKVRFRSQINPESNKSAEQELQKQISKEDFAKMTIIGQFNLGFIVTKLQNDLFIIDQHATDEKYNFEQLQANTVMENQILVNPKPLQLTAGNESLLIENEDIFKKNGFSFKINESAPCTKKISLTAIPLSKNIVFGKDDIDEMLFMLQDSNHTMCRPSRIRAMFASRACRKSVMIGKSLTKTDMRRLVDHMGEIEQPWVSYQYFIKSNKNIFNVLELSTRKTNHAPFN